From Amphiura filiformis chromosome 20, Afil_fr2py, whole genome shotgun sequence, a single genomic window includes:
- the LOC140141857 gene encoding kelch-like protein diablo, whose product MARVEHDQCVKQMGDPSHLSHLSSGLNQLRHQAAFCDVTIIVGHQRFPAHKVVLSCASDYFQGMFTSGFQESTMGEISVPGTEESFAQILDFAYTGHFTLSVRTVTDILKMACYMVLTKAIELCAEYLKNVKDQLAVEDCFEIWLISSNHNSLSDVAQMYRSHVIQNFLKCVTSRVFLENSSASAMMEILSDEEIETDTTTEEQILQGTVMWLKHDWEQRKIHAVDLLKKIRLGLVPFDRLQEILGNEIMAIPECKEMVEEVVKLSVTKDTASSLLIKCHPDLFASRNTITAKLYIILDGVDDEPQSVLSLKCRTDAACFKLTKFPDIPSPNLEGSTKVQPIAGVNIFVSETGHLYAAGGCVFLRIDDPEKEKLYETWVSKTISLGMILRRMNGLCCLQTLKFWIFP is encoded by the coding sequence ATGGCACGAGTGGAACACGACCAGTGTGTAAAACAAATGGGAGACCCATCTCATTTGTCTCATCTCTCCTCAGGACTTAACCAGTTAAGGCATCAGGCTGCCTTCTGTGATGTCACCATCATTGTTGGACATCAAAGATTTCCTGCTCACAAAGTAGTTCTAAGCTGTGCAAGTGACTACTTTCAAGGAATGTTCACATCAGGGTTTCAAGAGAGTACAATGGGTGAAATATCTGTTCCTGGAACTGAAGAAAGCTTTGCCCAAATCTTGGACTTTGCTTATACAGGGCACTTCACTCTCTCAGTAAGAACAGTCACAGATATTCTCAAAATGGCCTGTTACATGGTTTTGACCAAAGCCATTGAGTTATGTGCAGAGTACCTGAAAAATGTCAAAGATCAGCTTGCAGTAGAAGACTGTTTTGAGATCTGGTTGATTTCTAGCAATCACAATAGTCTTTCAGATGTTGCACAAATGTACAGAAGCCATGTTATCCAGAACTTTCTGAAGTGTGTTACATCAAGAGTATTTCTGGAGAACTCCTCTGCAAGTGCCATGATGGAGATATTAAGCGATGAAGAAATAGAGACAGACACCACAACAGAGGAACAGATTCTGCAAGGGACAGTGATGTGGCTGAAGCATGATTGGGAGCAGCGTAAGATCCATGCTGTTGATCTCCTGAAGAAGATACGTCTTGGTTTGGTGCCATTTGACAGACTCCAGGAGATCCTTGGTAATGAGATAATGGCAATACCAGAGTGTAAAGAAATGGTGGAAGAGGTTGTCAAGTTGAGTGTTACCAAGGATACTGCTTCATCGCTATTAATCAAATGTCACCCTGATTTGTTTGCTTCTAGAAACACCATTACTGCCAAGTTGTATATCATATTAGATGGTGTTGATGATGAGCCACAATCTGTACTTTCTTTGAAATGCCGTACTGATGCTGCCTGTTTTAAGCTCACTAAATTTCCTGACATTCCTAGCCCTAATCTGGAAGGAAGCACAAAAGTACAACCAATAGCTGGTGTTAACATATTCGTTTCTGAGACAGGTCATTTATATGCTGCAGGTGGTTGTGTGTTTTTGCGAATTGATGATCCTGAAAAAGAAAAGCTTTATGAAACATGGGTTTCTAAAACAATTTCTTTAGGTATGATTCTGAGAAGAATGAATGGATTGTGCTGCCTCCAAACCCTGAAATTCTGGATTTTCCCTTGA